In Pseudanabaena sp. BC1403, a single window of DNA contains:
- a CDS encoding septal ring lytic transglycosylase RlpA family protein, giving the protein MLNWNWSYTLSTSVVALAIASSLASHGAQAQSGSQLEAKPSNASTSLKVGETRSQSLIRTKDDAIARIHTHKLNGKNAATVYVRGIPVVTYIEAEESPKSAQENIALDSSKNKSEPKGEIKKNSESVKLPSNTTNLEPPNSADSPAKSADDSSENLLTSSNPIERATAAAALINQLNRDGIDANKIIPAWKNGNYVIKLGDRAMLRFDQQAVFPTSLQNQTQDVLESANLLRRLLGGASPVLEVVNSPKTKFTASSSSSALNSRIVGVMSGMASWYGPGFDGNYSASGEIFNASDLTAAHPSLPFGTLVRVVNMDNNQSVVVRINDRGPYAHGRVIDISTAAANVIGLISSGVAPVRLEVLSK; this is encoded by the coding sequence ATGCTTAATTGGAACTGGAGCTACACTCTCTCTACCTCAGTAGTAGCTCTTGCTATCGCATCAAGTCTTGCTAGCCATGGCGCACAGGCTCAATCAGGATCTCAACTAGAAGCTAAACCTTCTAATGCATCTACTTCTCTTAAAGTTGGTGAAACTAGATCACAGTCCTTGATTAGAACTAAAGATGATGCGATCGCTCGTATCCATACACACAAACTAAATGGTAAAAATGCCGCTACAGTCTATGTCCGTGGCATTCCTGTAGTTACTTATATTGAAGCTGAAGAATCTCCAAAATCAGCCCAAGAAAATATTGCCTTAGATTCATCAAAAAACAAAAGTGAACCTAAAGGTGAAATTAAAAAGAACTCTGAATCGGTAAAGTTACCATCAAACACTACTAACTTAGAACCTCCCAATTCAGCTGATAGTCCAGCAAAATCAGCAGATGATAGCTCTGAAAATTTGCTAACGTCATCAAATCCAATCGAACGTGCCACCGCCGCTGCCGCTTTGATTAATCAACTTAATCGTGATGGCATCGATGCAAACAAGATTATCCCTGCTTGGAAAAATGGCAACTATGTGATCAAATTGGGCGATCGCGCTATGTTGAGGTTTGATCAGCAAGCCGTTTTTCCTACATCTTTACAAAATCAAACCCAAGATGTTTTAGAATCGGCAAATTTATTGCGTCGTCTGCTCGGTGGTGCTAGTCCCGTGTTAGAAGTTGTCAATTCTCCAAAGACTAAATTTACTGCCAGCTCTTCTAGCTCAGCCTTAAATAGTCGCATTGTGGGCGTAATGTCTGGAATGGCTTCATGGTATGGGCCCGGCTTTGATGGAAATTACAGTGCTAGTGGTGAAATATTTAATGCTAGTGATTTAACTGCTGCCCATCCAAGTTTGCCTTTTGGTACTTTAGTGCGGGTCGTAAATATGGACAACAATCAGTCGGTGGTAGTACGCATCAATGATCGTGGCCCTTATGCTCATGGGCGAGTAATCGATATTTCTACTGCGGCAGCTAATGTAATTGGTTTAATTTCTTCTGGAGTTGCTCCAGTTAGACTTGAAGTATTGTCCAAGTAA
- the larE gene encoding ATP-dependent sacrificial sulfur transferase LarE: MLNATLSDKLDRLRQIFNESSQVLVAYSGGIDSTLVAKVAFDVLGDRALAITANSPSLLPADLASAQVQAEFMGIKHQIVQTEEMNNPNYTSNPINRCYFCKSELHDTLKPLAKTMGYSFVVDGLNADDLQDYRPGIQAAKERGVRSPLAEVGISKIEVRMLSQYLEMPWWDKPSQPCLSSRFPYGEEITIEKLRRVGNAEQYLRDHGWKGDIRVRSMGDTAKIEVPSDRLLEFMEFMVIADLTRAFREYGFGLITLDLEGFRSGKLNDAIAQ, from the coding sequence ATGTTAAATGCTACTTTGTCCGACAAGCTCGATCGCTTACGTCAAATTTTCAACGAATCATCGCAAGTTTTGGTAGCCTATTCGGGCGGCATCGATAGTACTCTTGTCGCTAAAGTTGCCTTTGATGTTTTAGGCGATCGCGCCTTAGCGATTACTGCCAACTCACCGTCATTATTACCCGCCGATCTTGCCTCCGCTCAAGTTCAAGCCGAATTTATGGGTATTAAGCATCAAATCGTCCAAACCGAGGAGATGAATAACCCTAACTACACATCCAATCCGATTAATCGTTGCTATTTCTGCAAAAGCGAACTGCATGACACCCTTAAACCACTTGCGAAAACAATGGGCTATAGCTTTGTCGTCGATGGCTTAAATGCTGATGATTTGCAAGATTATCGACCAGGAATACAAGCGGCAAAGGAACGCGGTGTGCGATCGCCTCTTGCTGAAGTGGGGATTAGCAAAATCGAAGTCCGTATGCTATCGCAATATCTAGAAATGCCTTGGTGGGACAAGCCTTCACAACCCTGTTTAAGTTCACGGTTTCCCTATGGCGAGGAAATTACCATTGAGAAATTACGTCGCGTCGGAAATGCAGAACAATATCTGCGCGATCATGGCTGGAAAGGTGATATCCGTGTGCGATCGATGGGTGATACTGCCAAAATCGAAGTGCCAAGCGATCGTCTGCTCGAATTTATGGAATTTATGGTGATCGCTGATCTGACTAGAGCCTTTCGAGAATATGGATTTGGTCTAATTACCTTGGACTTAGAAGGATTTCGGAGCGGAAAGCTAAATGATGCGATCGCGCAATAA